A single Nitrososphaerales archaeon DNA region contains:
- a CDS encoding multicopper oxidase domain-containing protein translates to MHTLKPFITRVLIGGLLLLMIATTVVIATTISYDENDGVRLSPSGNRLERASVDPSEFLRQFNYGRVSTLPDGTTLREFTIIAEDVKIEVAPGVFFNAWAYNGTVPGPTIRVTEGDLVRITFINRSHHPHTIHLHGIHPAEMDGVFEIVGAGGRIIYEFTAEPFGLFLYHCHVPPIADHINRGLYGAFIVDPKESRPAADEMVMIMNGFDTDFDGENNFYAVNGPAFYYMKNPIEINKDQLIRVYLINILEFDQINSFHLHGNMYKLYRTGTSLTDYEITDMVTLSQGERAILEFSYKYTGKYMFHAHQTEFGDKGWMGLYNVVENTQKKQLA, encoded by the coding sequence TTGCATACGCTCAAACCATTTATTACTAGAGTTTTGATTGGAGGATTACTCTTACTTATGATAGCTACTACAGTTGTTATTGCAACCACTATCTCATATGATGAAAATGATGGGGTAAGATTGTCCCCAAGTGGAAACAGATTAGAAAGAGCCAGCGTCGATCCCAGCGAATTCCTACGTCAATTTAATTATGGAAGGGTTTCAACTTTACCTGATGGAACAACATTAAGGGAATTTACTATTATTGCTGAAGACGTCAAGATCGAAGTTGCACCGGGTGTTTTCTTCAATGCCTGGGCATACAATGGAACAGTACCAGGACCAACTATTCGTGTAACTGAAGGAGATCTGGTGAGGATTACGTTCATAAACCGCAGCCATCACCCACATACTATACATCTACACGGAATACATCCAGCTGAGATGGATGGTGTCTTCGAAATAGTTGGGGCAGGGGGAAGAATCATTTATGAATTCACTGCTGAACCTTTCGGGCTATTTCTATATCATTGTCACGTCCCTCCTATAGCTGACCATATCAATCGTGGTTTATATGGCGCATTCATCGTTGATCCAAAGGAATCTAGACCAGCCGCAGACGAAATGGTAATGATAATGAACGGGTTTGACACTGACTTTGATGGAGAAAATAATTTCTACGCTGTTAACGGACCAGCGTTTTACTACATGAAGAATCCCATAGAAATAAACAAAGACCAACTTATCAGGGTATACCTTATTAATATACTGGAGTTCGATCAAATAAATTCATTCCACCTTCATGGAAATATGTATAAATTATATCGTACAGGAACAAGTCTTACTGACTACGAGATAACTGATATGGTTACGTTAAGTCAGGGCGAGAGAGCAATACTGGAATTCTCTTACAAATATACTGGGAAGTATATGTTCCACGCCCATCAAACTGAATTCGGAGACAAAGGATGGATGGGACTATACAATGTTGTTGAAAACACGCAAAAAAAGCAATTAGCATAA
- a CDS encoding DNA double-strand break repair nuclease NurA has translation MLHDIYLDAIRNRESKIADLSESFNKQILAKAHELWRKYEPIPKETVTVGVDSSYNKHHFQGFHLYVIDAVCTSIDGNIVSKRFENKIGVIEQSQLEAKSMQMEAEVAGEAADTSDLVLIDGSMLARFVLGSTSTIKSAIDLVDRHSNIVFVSKSSDTREIFGGMDSRVGDIYYFNRVSSKGGYSKPYCVTRYEEKYGKRVTVVFVRLSDYTPLLKLEFTDEVDEPYVKGIIDQITFGSISGYPHVLRTAHNAAIITDDDVERLVSIYGLKNEMGAREVLS, from the coding sequence ATGCTTCATGACATATACTTAGACGCCATTAGGAATCGTGAATCTAAGATTGCTGATCTTTCTGAGAGTTTCAATAAACAAATCCTTGCAAAGGCGCATGAATTATGGAGAAAATATGAGCCCATTCCAAAGGAAACTGTAACTGTTGGTGTTGACAGCAGTTACAACAAGCATCATTTTCAGGGATTCCATCTGTACGTTATAGATGCCGTATGTACTAGTATTGATGGTAATATAGTATCTAAAAGGTTTGAGAACAAGATAGGTGTCATAGAGCAAAGTCAACTTGAGGCAAAATCAATGCAAATGGAAGCTGAAGTAGCAGGAGAAGCAGCGGATACTTCTGATCTTGTTCTTATCGATGGCTCCATGCTAGCACGGTTTGTTCTTGGTTCCACTTCCACAATAAAGAGTGCGATTGATCTCGTTGATAGGCATTCTAACATAGTATTTGTTTCAAAATCATCTGACACGAGGGAGATCTTCGGAGGCATGGATAGCAGAGTGGGTGATATATACTATTTCAATCGTGTTAGCAGTAAGGGCGGATACAGCAAACCTTATTGTGTAACACGTTATGAAGAAAAATACGGGAAGCGTGTTACCGTGGTGTTTGTAAGGTTGAGCGATTATACACCATTGCTAAAATTGGAATTTACAGATGAGGTTGATGAACCGTATGTTAAAGGAATAATTGATCAGATCACTTTCGGAAGCATTTCAGGATACCCGCATGTGTTAAGGACTGCTCATAATGCTGCTATAATAACAGACGATGACGTCGAAAGATTGGTTAGCATATACGGACTCAAGAATGAGATGGGTGCAAGGGAGGTTCTTAGTTGA
- a CDS encoding ATP-binding protein — protein sequence MKEIGVIIGESKPYEVTFEGKRPVSAGEYVILDDSNRKILGLVERSMIVSDALGRNIRNYTEALESKVVADANARDKSFRAWVKILGYLDQLKKGRAIIPDVPPLPGTNVMEATQDELGTIFAPAEEEWFRIGSLLRNDKVEARINIDKIVSRHLAILAMTGMGKSNLVSLIAKKMAEIGGTMIIFDYHDDYSTLQVDGINVMDAKINPRLLNVEKFAEVIEIRESAANQMHVLHKAFTDEVKSKQGDDFWETLLANVRVYTNEKSYREAAERVEDKIDDARRRFKGILDPSQSDPTALIKNGKVNVLSLIELTDRQADIAVRFYLEELLDDRKRATRAKKGAGGSKTPVRFPAPVLVVIEEAHVFIPKDEKTETKYFAAKVAREGRKFGLGLTIVSQRPRGIDTNVLSQMGSLAIMKIVQQDDQAQVSAASEALSKDIIEQLPSLNLGDAILVGQWVNLPAFVHIDQVMEKKIGSDQYAVKEWKQMRKIKEATKESTQAMIKKGYLKD from the coding sequence TTGAAAGAAATAGGCGTAATCATCGGCGAATCGAAACCATATGAGGTTACGTTTGAAGGTAAGAGGCCTGTCAGCGCAGGCGAGTATGTTATACTGGACGATAGTAATAGAAAGATCTTGGGACTGGTAGAAAGATCCATGATTGTAAGTGATGCACTTGGCAGAAACATTAGAAATTATACAGAAGCACTAGAAAGCAAAGTAGTTGCTGATGCCAATGCGAGGGATAAGAGCTTCAGGGCATGGGTAAAGATACTCGGGTATTTGGATCAGTTGAAGAAGGGAAGGGCAATAATACCAGACGTGCCTCCTTTGCCTGGAACAAATGTTATGGAAGCCACGCAGGATGAGCTCGGAACAATATTCGCACCTGCTGAAGAAGAATGGTTTAGGATAGGTTCACTATTAAGAAATGACAAGGTCGAAGCCAGAATTAACATAGACAAGATTGTTTCTAGGCATCTGGCAATTCTTGCAATGACAGGGATGGGAAAGAGCAATCTAGTGTCATTGATTGCAAAGAAGATGGCGGAAATTGGAGGAACCATGATTATCTTCGATTACCATGATGATTATTCAACGTTACAAGTTGATGGCATAAATGTTATGGATGCAAAGATCAATCCACGCCTTTTAAATGTAGAAAAGTTTGCAGAAGTTATAGAGATCAGAGAGTCAGCTGCGAATCAGATGCATGTATTGCACAAAGCATTTACGGACGAAGTGAAATCTAAACAAGGAGATGATTTCTGGGAGACCCTGCTAGCAAATGTAAGAGTCTATACAAATGAAAAGAGCTATAGAGAAGCGGCTGAACGAGTTGAAGATAAGATTGATGACGCCAGAAGACGTTTCAAAGGAATACTGGATCCGAGCCAAAGTGATCCAACAGCACTTATCAAGAATGGGAAAGTGAACGTTCTAAGCTTGATAGAACTCACAGATAGGCAAGCAGATATTGCTGTTAGATTTTATCTCGAAGAACTCCTTGATGATAGAAAGAGGGCAACTAGGGCTAAAAAGGGGGCGGGTGGGAGTAAAACGCCGGTAAGGTTCCCTGCACCAGTACTAGTTGTAATAGAGGAAGCACATGTCTTCATACCAAAGGATGAGAAGACCGAAACGAAATATTTTGCCGCCAAAGTTGCTCGCGAGGGTAGAAAGTTTGGTCTTGGATTAACGATAGTCTCGCAGAGACCGAGGGGTATAGATACAAACGTGTTAAGCCAGATGGGCTCTCTCGCTATCATGAAGATAGTTCAACAGGATGATCAGGCACAGGTGTCTGCTGCAAGTGAAGCGTTGAGCAAAGATATCATAGAACAATTACCATCTTTAAACCTAGGGGATGCTATTCTAGTTGGTCAATGGGTAAATCTCCCAGCATTTGTGCATATTGACCAAGTCATGGAGAAGAAGATCGGCTCTGATCAATATGCTGTTAAGGAATGGAAACAGATGCGCAAAATAAAGGAAGCCACGAAAGAATCAACACAGGCAATGATTAAAAAAGGATACCTGAAAGATTGA
- a CDS encoding DNA repair exonuclease, translating into MLIAHLSDTHLGYSQFNLEEREEDVYDALDQAIDTSIKEHVKMVILAGDLFHMPKPQGEAIVRFGDVLKRLKEKDIRTFFVLGEHDVSRTRGVPVPYVFHNLGYAHYLKNGEPYEIDNTLLIGFDKYRKSEIDELHNKLKEADRKAKAFLGRRILVLHQGLFDFSNIAGEINATDLPRNFDYYAMGHYHDRYEKRFEHLGGPLAYPGSIEITSSESVRETEKGFYLVDMSSKETSLNWVKLDIRPQILAKVDYDNIKKQVQEIISKTRSFKKKPVLSIKVRGKDIDSAIIAEHLTKLNDLVLHYIWEPIEEKQVSTSIYDEKPTDIDTEMLYRTREVLGSNELAEFAVRELLPLLAENKIDEAFMLVWKAYENAKFLKEVKI; encoded by the coding sequence ATGCTAATTGCACATTTATCTGATACACATCTAGGATACTCTCAATTTAATTTGGAAGAAAGAGAGGAGGATGTTTATGATGCACTGGATCAGGCGATAGACACTTCGATAAAAGAACATGTAAAGATGGTAATACTTGCTGGCGATCTATTTCACATGCCAAAACCACAGGGAGAAGCTATAGTAAGATTTGGTGATGTATTGAAGAGATTGAAAGAGAAAGATATCAGGACTTTTTTTGTACTGGGGGAACACGATGTAAGTAGAACAAGGGGAGTACCAGTTCCATATGTATTTCATAATTTGGGGTATGCACATTACCTCAAGAATGGTGAACCATATGAAATCGATAATACATTGTTAATAGGATTTGACAAGTACAGAAAGAGTGAGATAGATGAACTGCATAATAAGTTGAAGGAAGCGGATAGAAAGGCAAAGGCATTTCTTGGACGTAGAATACTGGTTTTGCATCAGGGTCTGTTTGATTTCAGCAATATAGCTGGAGAAATCAATGCTACGGATCTGCCTAGGAATTTCGATTATTATGCGATGGGGCATTACCATGACCGCTACGAGAAGCGCTTTGAACATCTAGGCGGTCCTCTTGCCTATCCTGGATCTATAGAGATAACGTCGAGCGAGAGTGTAAGGGAAACCGAAAAGGGTTTCTATCTAGTAGATATGTCTAGCAAAGAAACATCGCTAAACTGGGTCAAACTGGACATAAGACCACAGATTTTAGCTAAAGTTGATTACGATAATATCAAGAAGCAAGTGCAAGAAATAATTTCTAAAACTAGATCATTTAAAAAGAAACCAGTACTTTCGATTAAGGTAAGAGGTAAGGATATCGATTCTGCAATTATTGCTGAGCACCTAACTAAATTAAATGATCTTGTTTTGCATTACATATGGGAACCAATAGAAGAGAAGCAGGTATCAACATCGATTTATGATGAAAAGCCAACTGACATAGATACTGAAATGCTGTACAGAACCAGAGAAGTACTTGGTTCTAACGAACTTGCTGAATTTGCAGTGAGAGAGTTGCTGCCATTATTAGCAGAAAATAAAATAGATGAAGCTTTTATGTTGGTATGGAAGGCATACGAAAATGCCAAGTTTCTGAAAGAGGTTAAGATATGA
- a CDS encoding SMC family ATPase, translated as MIESVQLQNFISHSDTTLKLDDGLTLFIGHNGSGKSSVIDAITFALYGKHTRNNNKNLVKQGSNSSLVQVEMSVKGRKFTIIRALNASGQLINAKLIEHKPGGPVNIVTGERKQFSESVADEISEILGLDYSKLKIAAVVQQGELNAIIQAQPREFKELINSLFGLDRLDLAYQAMKDIIQNFRAELRKMIGHDDSEISNVKERLEGVKKMYDEAHTVLNGLEEEKRYLQNKRIELENFVKEQEPLLLKINELESKQTELLIYIKNERKKMEKDVSEKTKLVNYARKYLLIVKDKSEVELKLEELRKALSEADTKLENISNDIGRINALIEVGDKLQIVDGKCPVCKSPVRKVEEIYSVTHLKNELDKLMTLQKQLTIKKQSLKSEEKEYRKKELEISNAEAFLENNAIGNMDHVKALENEISDKVKALEKIPTAVNNIEKLAPIAIDDYSNHLVQEILRLQKETTGFDLSRYEQIRTEYRRLLTEDLPDLEAEIGEYKAKLEQAKDDYSTLEIAIKELEKAGEYMKIFEKIRNLVYNRDGIVGMSLRTWALKTISQKASEYTAMFNMSISRLQLTEKARDISIECYGKSGVIDMESLSGGEKVAIALALRLGIAYVMGSGKLDFVILDEPTTHLDEERRKSLVRIITEAFRSGLGPLSQMILITHDSEIFEDAEVDTVYRFTITNEGTLVTRI; from the coding sequence ATGATCGAAAGTGTACAACTTCAAAATTTCATTTCACACAGCGATACAACACTGAAACTTGATGATGGTTTAACATTATTCATAGGTCACAACGGTTCTGGCAAATCGAGCGTAATAGACGCGATTACCTTTGCTCTGTATGGAAAACATACGCGAAACAACAACAAGAATCTGGTAAAGCAAGGATCTAATTCATCATTGGTACAGGTCGAGATGTCCGTTAAGGGACGGAAGTTCACGATCATCAGGGCACTGAATGCATCTGGTCAGCTTATCAATGCTAAACTGATTGAACATAAACCCGGCGGTCCAGTAAATATAGTAACTGGTGAAAGAAAGCAGTTTTCCGAGTCTGTGGCAGATGAGATATCTGAGATATTGGGTTTGGATTATTCAAAGCTCAAGATTGCGGCTGTTGTACAGCAAGGTGAGCTTAATGCCATAATTCAAGCGCAACCAAGGGAGTTTAAGGAACTGATAAACAGTCTGTTTGGATTGGATAGGTTAGATCTGGCGTATCAGGCCATGAAGGACATCATACAGAACTTTCGCGCTGAATTACGTAAGATGATAGGTCACGATGATTCTGAAATTTCCAATGTTAAGGAGCGATTAGAAGGTGTAAAAAAGATGTATGACGAAGCGCATACCGTATTGAATGGATTGGAAGAGGAAAAGAGGTATCTGCAGAACAAAAGAATCGAGCTGGAAAATTTCGTCAAGGAACAGGAACCTCTTCTCTTGAAGATTAACGAACTCGAAAGCAAGCAAACGGAATTGCTAATCTACATTAAAAATGAGAGAAAAAAAATGGAGAAAGATGTTTCTGAAAAGACTAAACTTGTTAATTATGCTAGGAAATATCTCTTAATTGTAAAGGATAAAAGCGAAGTAGAATTAAAGTTAGAGGAATTACGCAAAGCACTTTCCGAAGCGGATACTAAACTGGAAAACATAAGCAATGACATTGGCAGAATAAATGCGCTTATAGAGGTTGGTGACAAACTGCAAATAGTGGATGGCAAATGTCCCGTTTGCAAATCACCGGTAAGAAAAGTAGAAGAAATCTATAGCGTTACACATCTGAAAAACGAATTGGATAAATTAATGACACTACAAAAACAGCTAACGATCAAAAAACAAAGTTTGAAGTCAGAAGAAAAGGAGTATAGGAAGAAGGAACTGGAAATAAGCAATGCTGAGGCATTCTTGGAGAACAACGCAATTGGCAACATGGATCATGTCAAGGCGCTGGAGAATGAGATATCAGATAAGGTAAAGGCGCTAGAGAAAATTCCAACTGCTGTCAATAACATAGAAAAACTGGCGCCGATTGCAATTGATGACTATTCCAACCACCTAGTTCAGGAGATTCTGCGATTACAAAAGGAAACAACGGGTTTTGATCTTTCAAGGTATGAGCAAATAAGAACGGAGTATAGGAGATTGCTTACGGAAGATTTGCCAGATCTTGAAGCAGAAATAGGGGAATATAAGGCTAAGTTGGAGCAGGCAAAAGACGATTATTCTACACTTGAAATTGCTATAAAGGAGCTGGAAAAGGCTGGCGAGTACATGAAGATCTTCGAAAAGATCCGCAATTTAGTTTACAATAGAGATGGAATCGTAGGCATGAGCCTCAGGACATGGGCATTGAAGACCATATCGCAGAAAGCTTCCGAATATACTGCTATGTTCAACATGAGCATTTCAAGACTGCAGTTAACGGAAAAGGCAAGAGACATCTCTATTGAATGCTACGGCAAGAGTGGTGTTATTGACATGGAGTCGTTAAGTGGTGGCGAGAAGGTTGCTATAGCATTGGCCTTACGATTAGGAATCGCATATGTTATGGGTTCAGGCAAGTTGGATTTTGTGATCCTTGATGAACCTACTACACACCTTGATGAAGAGAGAAGGAAATCTCTAGTCAGAATAATTACGGAAGCGTTCAGATCTGGTTTAGGGCCATTGTCGCAGATGATCCTTATCACACATGATTCGGAGATATTTGAGGATGCTGAAGTTGATACCGTCTACAGATTCACGATAACCAATGAAGGTACTCTTGTGACAAGAATTTAA